GGTGGTATCCCAACGGCGCCTCCGCAGAAGCTTGCGCTCCTGCCTCCACGGCTCCCACCTATCCTGTACAGATCGTACCCAAATTCAATATCAAGCTGCAGTAAAGCTCCATGGGGTCTTTCCGTCTTGTCGCGGGTAACCTGCATCTTCACAGGTATTAAAATTTCACCGGATCTCTCGTTGAGACAGCGCCCAAGTCGTTACGCCATTCGTGCGGGTCAGAATTTACCTGACAAGGAATTTCGCTACCTTAGGACCGTTATAGTTACGGCCGCCGTTTACTGGGGCTTCGGTTCACAGCTTCGGATTGCTCCTAACCGCTCCCCTTAACCTTCCAGCACCGGGCAGGCGTCAGCCCGTATACTTCGCCTTGCGGCTTCGCACAGACCTGTGTTTTTGCTAAACAGTCGCTTGGGCCTTTTCACTGCGGCCCCCTCGGGCTATTCACCCTACCGAGGCACCCCTTCTCCCGAAGTTACGGGGTCATTTTGCCGAGTTCCTTAACGAGAGTTCTTCCGCGCGCCTTAGAATTCTCTTCTCGCCTACCTGTGTCGGTTTGCGGTACGGGCACCTTCTCCTGACTAGAGGCTTTTCTTGGCAGTGTGAGATCATGACCTTCGCTACTGTAATTTTCGCTCCCCATCACAGCCCAGCCTGTGCGGTGTGCGGATTTGCCTACACACCAGCCTCACTGCTTAGACGGACATCCATCAGTCCGCGTCACTACCCTCCTGCGTCACCCCATCGCTCATAGCGGATTACGGTGGTACAGTAATTTCAAACTGTTGTCCTTCGACTACGCCTTTCGGCCTCGCCTTAGGTCCCGACTTACCCTGAGCGGACGAGCCTTCCTCAGGAAACCTTGGGCTTTCGGCGGATCAGATTCTCACTGATCTTTTCGTTACTCATACCGGCATTCTCACTTGTATGCTGTCCAGCGCTCCTTACGGTACACCTTCAACCCACATACAACGCTCCCCTACCCCAGATGCAACGCATCTAGCCATAGCTTCGGTGGTGTGTTTAGCCCCGTTACATTTTCGGCGCAGAGTCACTCGACCAGTGAGCTATTACGCACTCTTTCAATGGTGGCTGCTTCTAAGCCAACATCCTGGTTGTCTGTGCAACTCCACATCCTTTCCCACTTAACACACACTTGGGGACCTTAGCTGATGGTCTGGGCTGTTTCCCTTTTGACAATGGATCTTAGCACTCACTGTCTGACTCCCGGCAAGAAGTTAATGGCATTCGGAGTTTGACTGAGCTTGGTAACCCTTGCGGGCCCCGCACCCAATCAGTGCTCTACCTCCACCACTCCATTCACCGAGGCTAGCCCTAAAGCTATTTCGGGGAGAACCAGCTATCTCCGAGTTCGATTGGAATTTCTCCGCTACCCCCACCTCATCCCCGCATTTTTCAACATGCGTGGGTTCGGGCCTCCAGTGCGTGTTACCGCACCTTCACCCTGGACAGGGGTAGATCACACGGTTTCGGGTCTACGTCCACATACTTAGTCGCCCTATTCAGACTCGCTTTCGCTGCGGCTCCGGCTTCTCACCTTAACCTTGCATGTTAAACGTAACTCGCCGGTTCATTCTACAAAAGGCACGCCATCACCCATAGAAAGGGCTCTGACTTTTTGTAAGCACACGGTTTCAGGTTCTATTTCACTCCCCTTCCGGGGTGCTTTTCACCTTTCCCTCACGGTACTGTTTCACTATCGGTCGCCAGGTAGTATTTAGCCTTAGCAGATGGTCCTGCTGGATTCATACGGGGTTTCACGTGCCCCGCACTACTCGGGATCCGTCTCGGAGAGAACACAGTTTAGGCTACAGGGCTTTTACCTCTATCGCGGGCCTTTCCAGACCTCTTCGCCTACCATATTCCTTTGTAACTCCATGTGAGACGTCCCACAACCCCAAGAGGCAAGCCCCTTGGTTTAGGCTGTTCCGCGTTCGCTCGCCGCTACTGACGGAATCACTATTGTTTTCTCTTCCTCAGGGTACTTAGATGTTTCAGTTCCCCTGGTCTGCCTCTGCGTATCCTATGTATTCAGATACGAGTAACTGCGAATTACCACAGCTGGGTTTCCCCATTCGGACACCCCCGGATCAAAGCTTGCTTACAGCTCCCCGAGGCAGTTTCGTTGTTCGCCACGTCCTTCGTCGGCTCCTGGCGCCTAGGCATCCTCCGTGTGCTCTTAATAGCTTAACCAACGTTCCGGTGTTTTGCTTGTTTGCACAATCAAAAACCTTCACTTAGCATCACTAAAATATTGAAACTTGTTTACACAAGTTCAGCTTAAAGGAATGTTCTAAAACGCAAATTCGTTTCGGTATCCAGTTTTCAAGGATCAAGTTCTTGCATATACTCTTGTAAATAATGATTGGTGGAGCCAAGCGGGATCGAACCGCTGACCTCCTGCTTGCAAGGCAGGCGCTCTCCCAGCTGAGCTATGGCCCCATATAATCACCCCAAAAAGCGAGGTGTAGCTTCGAGGTTAATCCCGATTACTGTCTGGGGACCCCGGTACTTGCTATTCAATTCAAGATTGTTATATGGTGGGCCTTGGTGGACTCGAACCACCGACCTCACCCTTATCAGAGGTGCGCTCTAACCAACTGAGCTAAAAGCCCATATAACAAAACTTACAGTTGTGAAGCAATCAATGAATTGATTGTTCGCTTGGCGGCGTCCTACTCTCCCAGGACCCTTCGGTCCAAGTACCATCGGCGCTGGAGGGCTTAACGGTCGTGTTCGGGATGGGTACGTGTGGAACCCCTCCGCTATCGCCACCAAACGCATACGAAAGAGACTTGCTCTTTCAAAACTGAACACGAGTGAGTGTCCGAACCCGAAAGTTCTATTGTGGAAGCGAAGCTTCCGATTTGAATGTCTTCATTGCAGAAGACGATTCTCCATAGAAAGGAGGTGATCCAGCCGCACCTTCCGATACGGCTACCTTGTTACGACTTCACCCCAATCATCTACCCCACCTTCGGCGGCTGGCTCCCTTGCGGGTTACCCCACCGACTTCGGGTGTTGTAAACTCTCGTGGTGTGACGGGCGGTGTGTACAAGACCCGGGAACGTATTCACCGCGGCATGCTGATCCGCGATTACTAGCAATTCCGACTTCATGCAGGCGAGTTGCAGCCTGCAATCCGAACTGAGACCGGCTTTGCTGGGATTGGCTCCACCTCGCGGCTTCGCTTCCCGTTGTACCGGCCATTGTAGTACGTGTGTAGCCCAGGTCATAAGGGGCATGATGATTTGACGTCATCCCCACCTTCCTCCGGTTTGTCACCGGCAGTCACTCTAGAGTGCCCAGCTCAACCTGCTGGCAACTAAAGTCAAGGGTTGCGCTCGTTGCGGGACTTAACCCAACATCTCACGACACGAGCTGACGACAACCATGCACCACCTGTCTCAACTTTCCCCGAAGGGCACCTGATGCATCTCTGCTTCGTTAGTTGGATGTCAAGACCTGGTAAGGTTCTTCGCGTTGCTTCGAATTAAACCACATACTCCACTGCTTGTGCGGGTCCCCGTCAATTCCTTTGAGTTTCAGTCTTGCGACCGTACTCCCCAGGCGGAGTGCTTACTGTGTTAACTTCGGCACCAAGGGTATCGAAACCCCTAACACCTAGCACTCATCGTTTACGGCGTGGACTACCAGGGTATCTAATCCTGTTTGCTCCCCACGCTTTCGCGCCTCAGCGTCAGTTACAGCCCAGAAAGTCGCCTTCGCCACTGGTGTTCCTCCACATATCTACGCATTTCACCGCTACACGTGGAATTCCACTTTCCTCTTCTGTACTCAAGTCACCCAGTTTCCAGTGCGACCTCAGGTTGAGCCCAAGGTTTAAACACCAGACTTAAATAACCGCCTGCGCGCGCTTTACGCCCAATAATTCCGGACAACGCTTGCCCCCTACGTATTACCGCGGCTGCTGGCACGTAGTTAGCCGGGGCTTTCTTCTCAGGTACCGTCACTCCGGCAGCAGTTACTCTACCGGACGTTCTTCCCTGGCAACAGAGCTTTACGATCCGAAAACCTTCATCACTCACGCGGCATTGCTCCGTCAGGCTTGCGCCCATTGCGGAAGATTCCCTACTGCTGCCTCCCGTAGGAGTCTGGGCCGTGTCTCAGTCCCAGTGTGGCCGTTCACCCTCTCAGGTCGGCTACGCATCGTCGCCTTGGTGGGCCGTTACCCCACCAACTAGCTAATGCGCCGCAGGCCCATCCCCAAGCAGCAGATTGCTCCGCCTTTCATTCTCTCCTCAGGAGAAAAAAGAAATTATCCGGTATTAGCTACCGTTTCCGGTAGTTATCCCAGGCTTGAGGGCAGGTTGCCTACGTGTTACTCACCCGTCCGCCGCTAAATCTGAAAGGAAGCAAGCTTCCTCTCAGACTCCGCTCGACTTGCATGTATTAGGCATGCCGCCAGCGTTCGTCCTGAGCCAGGATCAAACTCTCCAAATTGGTATTTAGAAAGAGCGATTGCTCATTTTGAAACATCTGACGAGAATTGTTATATTCTCTAATTTGGATCTCACCGAAGTGATTTCCCACTCACTCGTTGTTCAGTTTTCAAAGATCAATGTCTCATCTCTTGTCGTTGATGTTTTTCTCAGCAGCGACCTTTATAATATATCACAGCACCCTTGTTTCAGTCAAGCGTTTTTTTAATTTCTTTTTTCGCTTTAGCTTCCAGCAAGTGATCCGAAGATCTCCTGTCCAAAGGGCCGAGAGTTAATATATCATGAATCAGGAGCCTTCGTCAACCTCTAAAACAAAGTTAATTTCAATCCCAATAACAGCGCCACTCCCGGCAGACCAAGAATGGTTACAGCACCTATGGTTGTAGGGTTAAGCGGTATGTGCAGATCACTTACAACTCCCGAGAAATTAACGATATAAATTCCGAGCGCCGCTAATATAAGATGGGTCCCAAATACGCTCATCCATGCCCACCCCAATCTTTTCCTAAATACAATCAGGACCAGCAGCGCTGCAGATATAATCAGCACACCCAGTGCAACAGTTCTTAGCATCGTTCTCCTCCTCGCTTACTTAGTCTGTTCATACTTGCAGTTGGCTCCGGTTAAGCCCCAGCCGCTTGGCATCCTTAAGGTGTATCTGATATTTGCGCTCAGCCGCCTCCAGGATATAGATCGCATAGTCAATCTGATCCTGGCCCAGAGCCTCATCAAACATAAGGTAAGCCCGCTCCCATTCAGACTGCGCTTTACGCACCTCTTGGTACACCGTGCCCCATTCCTCTTCCGTCTCCGCTGCCTTTGCCTTATCCGTATTCCCGCTCAGCCACTTGGTAATCCACCAACCCATCGCAATCCCTCCTAAGATATATGAATAACTGCAGTTGCAACCGGCGATTCACACCCGTTAATCTCATACATATCGGAGTAGGGACAAACTTAGAACCGGGAGAGGAAGGTTAACAGAACTTTTAGTAGAATATCAGCGGCTCTTCAGGAAACAAAAAAAGGAGCCCGAGGGCTCCCTACACTTATAATACAACAGCACGACACTCAGAACAGCTCACGACGGCCTTCCAGCGCCTTCGACAGGGTTACCTCGTCCGCATACTCAAGATCGCCGCCTACAGGCAAGCCATGGGCTATCCTGGTGATCTTGATCTCAAAGGGACGGACAAGACGCGAGATATACATGGCGGTGGCTTCCCCTTCAATGTTGGGGTTGGTCGCCATAATCAGCTCCTTCACCCGCTCATCGCTGAGTCTGGTCAGCAGCTCCTTCAGCCTTATATCGTCCGGCCCTATGCCTTCCATAGGCGAGATTGCACCCTGGAGGACATGATAATAGCCGTCAAATTCCTTAGTTCGTTCGATAGCGACCAGATCCTTCGAGTCCTGAACCACACAGATTACCGAAGCATCGCGGGTTTTGTCCTGGCAGATCCGGCACGGGTCGGTATCCGTTATGTTGCAGCAGACCGAACAGTAATGAAGATTGCGCTTGACGCTGACCAGGGCTTTGGCGAAATCAATCACCTCGTCCTCCTTCATGTTCAGCACATGAAAGGCCAGCCGGGCAGCTGTCTTCGGGCCAATCCCGGGCAAACGTGTAAAAGCTTCTATCAGCTTGGCTAGCGGTTCTGGATAATACAAAGTATCGGTTCTCCTTTGGCAGGGAGTGGAGTAAGCCTAGAACAAGCCAGGAATCTTCATTCCGCCTGTGAATTTACCCATATCGTTGTTCGCCAACTCTTCTGCCTGGGTAAGAGCATCATTAACAGCAGTGATCACCAGATCCTGCAGCATTTCGATATCCTCCGGATCAACAACCTCCGGTTTGATCTGAATGGACAGCAATTTCTTGTGTCCGTTCACCTGAACGGTAACCACGCCGCCGCCGGAAGAACCCTCAATCGTCTTGCTGCCTAGCTCTTCCTGGGCTTTGAGCATCTGCTCCTGCATCTTCTTAACCTGCTTCATCATTTGGTTCATATTATTCATACATCATCTCTCCTTTTGGGATGCGCACTTCTGCGCTGATAGCTGAATCCTTATTCTTTTATGACAACAAGGTCTTCTCCAAAGAGCTGGATCGCCTCATCAATCCATGGTTCGGACTTGCCTTCGCCGCTCTCGTGCTCATGCTCCAGACGCAACTCCTCTGTTCCGGCCGAAGCCGCAGATTTCGTCGCTGCTTCATTCCAGTCGCGCATCATCATAGTAACCAGCCGGTACGGCTTACCCAGCTTGGCATTCATTACATTCTCGATGACCTGACGGTTCGCAGGCTTCTCTGTGGTATCCCGGTGAATGGTATTCTTGAAGGCAACCAGCACAGCATCTTCCATCACCGCCACCGGCTCACCGTCCACAAACCAAGCATGTACCGTGACCTTCTCTTCCTTCACACCCTGAAGAACAAGACTCCACTGCTTAAAGACCGCACTAAAATCAGGACTGTCCTTACCCGCAATAAACTTATCCAGTTGCGGGGGAAGCTTAGAGGCCGAGGATACGCGCGGAGCGCTTGGCGGGGCAGTGCGCTGCGCTGCCTGCTCACGCCCGCCGCCGGCAACCCCGCCGGCTTGAATAGCCTGCTCCAGCTTCTTCTCCAGCGCGGCAATCTGCGCTCTGAGCTGATCCAGCTCACCGGACTGTACCTGCGGAGAACCATTAGCGGCTGCAGACGCGGCCGTACTCACTGCCGGATCGCCTGCAGACGGAGCAGCAGCATCCTGCGGACCGCTGCACAGCTTCATCAATGCTACCTCAAATATTGTCTGCGGATGTGTAGCATACTTCATCTCTCCCAGATAACGGCTCAACGTCTCCACAATCAGGAATAACCGGTCGCGGGAAAAGGCCTTAGCCATATCGCGGAAATCAGCCGGATTCAGCACGCGGTCGGTTAGCTGATCCGCCCCAGGCACCATCTTGATCATCAGTAAATCACGGAAATAATACAGAAGATTCTCCAGGCATTTATCTGCGCTCTTACCCTCATGCATCATCTGCTCCACAAGCTCCAGCAGCTGCCCCATATCACT
The sequence above is a segment of the Paenibacillus sp. FSL R7-0204 genome. Coding sequences within it:
- the recR gene encoding recombination mediator RecR, with protein sequence MYYPEPLAKLIEAFTRLPGIGPKTAARLAFHVLNMKEDEVIDFAKALVSVKRNLHYCSVCCNITDTDPCRICQDKTRDASVICVVQDSKDLVAIERTKEFDGYYHVLQGAISPMEGIGPDDIRLKELLTRLSDERVKELIMATNPNIEGEATAMYISRLVRPFEIKITRIAHGLPVGGDLEYADEVTLSKALEGRRELF
- a CDS encoding YbaB/EbfC family nucleoid-associated protein codes for the protein MNNMNQMMKQVKKMQEQMLKAQEELGSKTIEGSSGGGVVTVQVNGHKKLLSIQIKPEVVDPEDIEMLQDLVITAVNDALTQAEELANNDMGKFTGGMKIPGLF
- the dnaX gene encoding DNA polymerase III subunit gamma/tau; this translates as MEHIALYRAWRPQSFQDMVGQQHIIQTLQNAIREQRVSHAYLFSGPRGTGKTSAAKVLAKAVNCERGPGPEPCNECPSCLRITSGNIMDVQEIDAASNRGVEEIRDLRDKVKYAPTEVRRKVYIIDEVHMLTTEAFNALLKTLEEPPQHVMFILATTEPHKLPATIISRCQRFDFRRVSLEEQTGRLTEICQKEGITADADALQYIARLSDGGMRDALSILDQISSFTDGNVTYQQVLGMTGGIPSEQFARLANAILESDMGQLLELVEQMMHEGKSADKCLENLLYYFRDLLMIKMVPGADQLTDRVLNPADFRDMAKAFSRDRLFLIVETLSRYLGEMKYATHPQTIFEVALMKLCSGPQDAAAPSAGDPAVSTAASAAANGSPQVQSGELDQLRAQIAALEKKLEQAIQAGGVAGGGREQAAQRTAPPSAPRVSSASKLPPQLDKFIAGKDSPDFSAVFKQWSLVLQGVKEEKVTVHAWFVDGEPVAVMEDAVLVAFKNTIHRDTTEKPANRQVIENVMNAKLGKPYRLVTMMMRDWNEAATKSAASAGTEELRLEHEHESGEGKSEPWIDEAIQLFGEDLVVIKE
- a CDS encoding pro-sigmaK processing inhibitor BofA family protein, yielding MLRTVALGVLIISAALLVLIVFRKRLGWAWMSVFGTHLILAALGIYIVNFSGVVSDLHIPLNPTTIGAVTILGLPGVALLLGLKLTLF
- a CDS encoding DUF2508 family protein, with translation MGWWITKWLSGNTDKAKAAETEEEWGTVYQEVRKAQSEWERAYLMFDEALGQDQIDYAIYILEAAERKYQIHLKDAKRLGLNRSQLQV